The Mangrovibacterium diazotrophicum genome has a segment encoding these proteins:
- a CDS encoding DUF1801 domain-containing protein has product MAELKTKANDQSVEAFLQKVEPTKKRDDSFKLLEMMKRLSGLEPTMWGESIVGFGTYHYKYASGREGNWFQIGFSPRKQNFSVYLMSCDAANDLSDELERLGKHKTGKACLYFNKLADIDTSVLEEMIVKALKILESKPK; this is encoded by the coding sequence ATGGCTGAATTGAAAACCAAAGCAAATGATCAATCGGTGGAAGCATTTTTACAGAAAGTAGAACCTACCAAAAAACGAGACGACAGCTTCAAATTGCTGGAAATGATGAAACGCCTCAGCGGCCTGGAACCGACCATGTGGGGAGAAAGTATTGTTGGCTTTGGAACTTACCATTACAAATATGCCAGCGGTCGCGAAGGCAACTGGTTTCAGATTGGCTTTTCACCGCGCAAACAAAATTTCTCGGTTTACCTCATGAGTTGCGACGCAGCAAATGATCTTTCCGACGAACTGGAACGACTCGGTAAACACAAAACCGGTAAAGCTTGCCTGTATTTCAACAAACTGGCCGACATCGATACAAGTGTTTTGGAAGAGATGATTGTGAAGGCACTGAAGATACTCGAATCAAAACCGAAATAA
- a CDS encoding TM1266 family iron-only hydrogenase system putative regulator, translating into MNTEKRLGFVGIILEDREHSAPKVNEILSQNAAIILARTGIPHIKGENSVITLVVDSSTDELGKLTGRLGSIPGVQVKSALSKK; encoded by the coding sequence ATGAACACCGAAAAAAGGTTGGGTTTTGTGGGAATTATTTTGGAAGACCGCGAGCACTCTGCTCCGAAGGTCAACGAAATCCTGTCTCAAAATGCCGCGATCATCCTGGCCAGAACAGGCATTCCTCACATCAAAGGCGAAAATTCCGTCATCACTTTAGTTGTCGACAGCTCCACCGATGAGCTCGGAAAATTAACCGGCCGCCTGGGGTCTATTCCCGGTGTTCAGGTCAAATCAGCATTATCCAAAAAGTAA
- the hydE gene encoding [FeFe] hydrogenase H-cluster radical SAM maturase HydE, whose translation MKKFEDILAQNDFSRDDLVRLLEAEGAERTALFSAAAARKEAVVGKKVYFRGLVEFSNECSKDCLYCGIRHSNSKVVRYEAADEDILAACRFAWENKFGSVVLQSGELSSTNFINRVDYLVKQIKALSNGGLGITLSCGEQTRETYERWFESGAHRYLLRIESSTRELYQKIHPNNDHHSFEKRLECLRLLKECGYQVGTGVMIGLPFQTTENLADDLLFLKSIDVDMVGMGPYIEHEDTPLYEFRHLIKSKQERFDLALRMVATLRLLMPDINIAAATALQAIDPAGREKAVKIGANIIMPNLTPSAFRKDYQLYEDKPCLDEDADQCRNCLEARIELAGSEIGYGEWGDSKHFERRKI comes from the coding sequence GTGAAAAAGTTTGAAGACATTTTAGCGCAGAACGACTTTAGTCGCGACGATTTGGTTCGCCTGTTGGAGGCGGAAGGTGCAGAACGAACGGCTTTGTTCTCGGCTGCAGCTGCCCGAAAGGAAGCAGTGGTAGGGAAGAAAGTGTATTTTCGCGGCTTGGTCGAGTTTTCAAATGAGTGCTCGAAAGACTGTCTGTATTGCGGAATCCGGCACAGCAACAGCAAAGTAGTGCGCTACGAAGCCGCGGACGAAGATATTTTGGCAGCCTGCCGTTTTGCCTGGGAGAATAAATTCGGATCGGTAGTGCTGCAATCGGGTGAATTGTCTTCTACAAATTTCATTAACCGCGTCGATTATTTGGTGAAGCAAATCAAAGCTTTGTCGAATGGCGGTTTGGGAATTACGCTGTCGTGCGGCGAGCAAACTCGCGAAACCTACGAGCGCTGGTTCGAAAGTGGCGCCCACCGATATTTGCTCCGTATTGAAAGCTCAACTCGGGAATTGTATCAGAAGATTCACCCGAACAACGATCACCATTCGTTTGAAAAAAGACTGGAATGCCTGCGCTTGTTGAAGGAATGTGGCTACCAGGTTGGCACAGGTGTAATGATTGGTCTGCCATTTCAAACTACGGAAAACCTTGCAGACGACTTACTGTTTCTGAAAAGCATTGATGTTGATATGGTTGGGATGGGGCCGTACATTGAGCATGAAGATACTCCGCTGTACGAGTTTCGCCACCTGATAAAAAGTAAACAAGAGCGTTTTGATTTGGCTCTGCGCATGGTTGCCACGCTGCGGCTTTTGATGCCTGATATTAATATTGCCGCCGCTACAGCTTTGCAGGCAATTGATCCGGCGGGGCGCGAGAAAGCAGTGAAAATTGGAGCCAACATTATTATGCCCAACCTGACGCCGAGTGCTTTCCGCAAAGACTATCAACTTTACGAGGATAAACCCTGTTTGGACGAAGATGCCGATCAGTGCCGAAATTGCCTGGAAGCCCGGATTGAATTGGCCGGGAGTGAGATTGGCTATGGCGAATGGGGCGACTCAAAACACTTTGAACGCCGAAAGATCTAA